The following DNA comes from Peribacillus sp. FSL E2-0218.
GACCTAGTCATTCCAGTGCAACGAAGCTTTCCATTTCCTTAATAAAGAGCAGATTTTGCGAGCATCGTAATGGTCGCATCATCCATTGGTGGATTATGAAGCCCTGCACGAACATCCCGATAGTAGCGTTGCAAGGGATTTTGCCGTTGCAAGCTTTTGGCACCAACTACCCTCATCGCCTTATCGACGATGGAGAGCGCTTTGTTTGTGACCGATAATTTAACGGCACCCAACTGGGTCGCTAATGCTTCACGATCCTCAGGATTCCGCTCCCACTTTTCTGCGACAGAGTATAGAAAATGATGCGCCTCACTTAACTCCAGTTCCATTTCCCCGATTGTCCTTTGAACGTTGGGAAGGTCCCTTATGGGTCCTGGCAAGCTATTGGGAGAATATGTTTTGGCGAATTCCACTGCATGATTTCTCGCAGCTACTGCAATTCCTAAATAACAGGCTGGTATATGTAATAGCCACGCTTCCGGTTTCCGTTTTTCCAAAGGGTTGCTTTTTTGCACATAATACTTTTCAGGCAAGCTCACGTCGTTTAACACCAAGTCATGACTTCCTGTTCCCTGCATGGAAATCATATCCCAAGTTTCTTCTATTACGACACCAGCTTCGTCGCGATGAACGAAAAATGTACCTAGCCGCTCATCCTCGGGTACCCATGCTGTCACAAGAAAAATGTCCAGGACGGGGGAAAGAGTGGTAAAAGTCTTTCTGCCATTCAAAATCCATCGTTCCCCTTTTTTAGTGGCGGTCGTTTCAGGCCGGCCTCCTCGCGTCGGGCTTCCCGTCCCGGCCTCTGATGCCGCCGTATTGACGAGGGCGCCCGCTGACACTTCGTGAAACAATTGATCCATGACCCCTTTTTCCCAGGGCTTCCTCTCCATTAAGGACAGCACCGTCCCGACGTGCCAGCCTATCCCTAAGGCGGTGGGGCCGCAATACTGCGCTATTTTTTCTTGGCAAAGGAGGAAATCATATAATGTCCCGCCATGGCCCCCAAACTCTTTTGCCAGCGTTAGCTTTGGATAGCCAAAATCCTTTAATTCTTTAATGTTTTCAAAAGGGAACCCATTTGTCGTATCGAGTGCTTCTGCTCGATCAGCAAAGGGCTGTATCGCTTCCTCTAACCTTTGTATATATTCTTGTTGCTTCCGTGATTGAAAAAAAAGCATGGAGAACACCCCTTCTATGATAAGCAATATGCTAAACCATCCAGCAGCAAAACCCTTCACCACTAGAACTCCCTTTTATCATATCACTTTAGTGGAGATTCTGATTTGAATCTGCTTATTAGGATTCAATGTCCTCATTTTTAAAATTTTTGTTGGCGTTTTTATAAGCGTTTTTTGCCTGGTCGATGTCCTTGTTTTCAATGAAGTAGGCAATCGCAGCTTGACCGATGCCATAGGTGACTCCGCCGGCGACCGCACCGGAAACGGCTAGACCGGCTACCGGAACGAAGCGGACCGCTGCCCTGACACCTTCCCTGACAAGGAGGCCGATGCCTACATTGATTCCTAATGCTGCAATGAATTCACTCGCCGATTTCGTATTGATG
Coding sequences within:
- a CDS encoding acyl-CoA dehydrogenase family protein → MLFFQSRKQQEYIQRLEEAIQPFADRAEALDTTNGFPFENIKELKDFGYPKLTLAKEFGGHGGTLYDFLLCQEKIAQYCGPTALGIGWHVGTVLSLMERKPWEKGVMDQLFHEVSAGALVNTAASEAGTGSPTRGGRPETTATKKGERWILNGRKTFTTLSPVLDIFLVTAWVPEDERLGTFFVHRDEAGVVIEETWDMISMQGTGSHDLVLNDVSLPEKYYVQKSNPLEKRKPEAWLLHIPACYLGIAVAARNHAVEFAKTYSPNSLPGPIRDLPNVQRTIGEMELELSEAHHFLYSVAEKWERNPEDREALATQLGAVKLSVTNKALSIVDKAMRVVGAKSLQRQNPLQRYYRDVRAGLHNPPMDDATITMLAKSALY